A single genomic interval of Bacteroidota bacterium harbors:
- the ruvA gene encoding Holliday junction branch migration protein RuvA: MIAYLKGKIISKNPASVILEVNDVGYFINISLHTYTAIAEKKSCLLYCYHYLKEDGQSRIPVLYGFSEEAERNMFTHLLSVNGVGANTARMMLSSMSVSELEQAILIENDKLIQSIKGVGPKTAKKIVIELKDKIGKSSIPISGTFSASHNTHRDEALSALAMLGFNRQAAEKAIALALQSNSSIGSSEELVKTALKNL, translated from the coding sequence ATGATTGCTTATTTAAAAGGAAAGATAATTTCTAAAAATCCGGCGTCGGTGATATTGGAAGTAAATGATGTAGGCTATTTTATAAATATCAGCTTGCATACATATACAGCAATTGCAGAAAAAAAATCATGTTTGCTGTATTGCTATCATTATCTTAAAGAAGATGGTCAAAGTAGAATTCCGGTATTGTATGGATTTTCGGAAGAAGCAGAGCGCAACATGTTCACTCATCTATTATCGGTGAATGGTGTGGGTGCTAACACAGCTCGCATGATGTTGTCCAGTATGAGTGTGAGTGAACTGGAACAGGCAATCCTGATAGAAAATGATAAGTTAATTCAAAGTATAAAAGGCGTGGGTCCAAAAACAGCAAAGAAGATAGTGATTGAATTAAAAGACAAAATTGGAAAGTCATCAATACCTATTTCCGGAACATTTTCAGCATCTCACAATACACATAGAGATGAGGCGTTAAGTGCACTGGCCATGCTCGGCTTTAATCGCCAGGCTGCCGAAAAAGCTATAGCTTTGGCGCTCCAAAGTAATAGTAGTATTGGTTCCTCCGAGGAATTGGTGAAAACAGCATTAAAAAATTTATAA
- the gcvH gene encoding glycine cleavage system protein GcvH, whose amino-acid sequence MNFPENLKYTKDHEWVSISGNVGTIGITDFAQRELGDIVYVDIGTAGDTLDIESVFGTVEAVKTVSDLLMPVSGKIIELNKELDTNPEAVNLDPYGKGWMVKIELTNPSELDSLMDAGAYQDMVSA is encoded by the coding sequence ATGAATTTTCCGGAAAATTTAAAATATACAAAAGACCATGAATGGGTAAGTATATCAGGTAATGTCGGCACTATTGGAATAACCGATTTTGCACAACGTGAATTAGGTGATATAGTCTATGTGGATATAGGCACGGCCGGCGATACATTAGATATTGAATCTGTATTTGGTACTGTTGAAGCAGTGAAAACGGTTTCTGATTTACTAATGCCTGTTTCAGGTAAAATAATTGAATTGAATAAAGAGTTGGATACTAATCCCGAGGCAGTTAATCTGGATCCTTACGGCAAAGGTTGGATGGTGAAAATTGAGCTCACAAATCCATCTGAATTAGATTCTTTAATGGATGCAGGAGCATATCAAGATATGGTTTCTGCCTGA
- the sprA gene encoding cell surface protein SprA — MSGERLFPHFILAGTMSVAVFASFLKQSPTLNFNTSNSQGLLSVMAVDSTEDSLQYPITDQSTSDFFFNNPNAFDLSSPTGIESNVEYDPETGEYIYIEKIGDTYYRDPQYISFEDFLDAQLNKSLTDYWIERSQGAGLLDGDGSIPTLYTGSELFDRMFGGSNVDIRPQGNIELTFGASFQNVQNPILTEDQQKQGGFDFDMDINANVLGQIGEKLKLTFNYNTSATFDFENQVKLEYTGFEDEIIKKIEAGNVSLPLTTQLIPGTQSLWGIKTQLQFGRLTWTSLLSQQRSQTQSIQIEGGAQRREFELKADQYDENRHFFMGHYFRNNYEPWLSTLPFINSPINITRVEVWVTNRTGATQDTRDIVALADLGESDSTYWNPSRGGTINILTPGGVPSNYGNDLYQKLNSNSSNRNLNDVVAILSDPGGQFRMQAVRDFEKIRMRKLLPSDYTVNNQLGYISVNSTLQPDDVLAVAIEYTYQGEVFQVGEFANNLPPGVDSTNVMFLKMLKSTSAQTALPIWDLMMKNVYSLGAFQVSSAEFQLDVLYQDPGGGFKRYIPAQNTNVNGTPLIKLMNLDQLNTNNDPTPDGIFDFVNGVTINTTNGRVYFPVLEPFGAHMRSEEVFGSDIEAEKYAYDELYTETKTIAEQYPQYNRYFIKGSYKSSVSSEIYLGAFNLPQGSVTVTAGGQLLTENYDYTIDYSLGRLKIINESILNSGLPINVAFENNAFYGFQVKSLLGNRFDYWINDNFTLGATWLRLSERPYTQKVNIGDDPISNTMLGFDMNLTQDAPWLTRGLDKLPFYTTKETSTITFAGEIAKFIPGHSDAIGKGDEGTIYIDDFEGSRSSYDLKFPFSSWVLGSTPQNGLDENGQILFPESLLFDTLAYGYNRAKLAWYTLDPLFVREDNSARPAYLTADDVSNHYLVEIQQQEIFPASDVQITGLSTISTFDMSYYPSERGQYNFETSATTNSAGINTNNELNDPESRWGGIMRSLQTTDFEAANIEYIEFWVMDPYDNLGPFGTPVTSPGDLYINLGNVSEDVLKDSRMFFENGLPKDGTTLTLDETIWGLMPRTIPINQAFDNDPATRENQDKGFDGMDDPQEASFYAQYLNDLQAIVTGTAYATASGDPSSDNYHFFRGTDYDNQQLSVLDRYKKYNNPQGNSPTTENSDEAYPTAATNLPETEDLNQDFSLSETESYYQYRIKMQPNMELSNPYITDVVLAAHQFENGTVDSIKWYQFKVPISEYDAKIGTISDFRSVRFMRMYLTGFDEPIVFRFAKLELVRNQWRSYNFSLQSPGEYIPNDNAGETTFNVSSVSIEENSGKQPVPYVLPPGISREQTIGSGGSVSTYQQNEQALSMEICPLNDGDARAIYKSLDLDLRRYGRLILNIHGEPLFDADPAYTNLQDGDLTVFIRLGSDFTNNYYEFEVPLIVTKFPLPVGTTDDEFVREAIWATLIDFPLDSLVEVKKLRDKLESTPLVPFSVGGEGQPTYTIIGNPDLGFVEEVMIGVRNPKTLDGSGQAFCAEVWVNEFRLTNIIEDGGFAALARMDAKLADLGNLTVSGNMHTIGFGQLEQQINDRYKDDFYQYAASLSLQLGKFFNPKLGLQLPFYISISQSFSNPEYDPYAFDVTLDDKVDDITEIYGQDSASIYRRQAVEYASIKSINLTNIRIQRDRGRVTPQPWDVENLDLTIAYSEDYVSNPILEYDKIKRYKAALGYTYSTKGNFYTPFEKAIAKDKANLALVRDFNFNLIPTGYSFRTEMNRQFGETLMRDIYGDGMIDPTYNKYFNWDRFYGIKFEPARNLKIDFSASNNSRIDEPYGKINTPEKKDTLWRNIESFGRTITYRQNLNISYNVPINKIPALNWITLRSSYNATYAWVAGSLGIADTLGNTISNSQSKTINGELNFRNLYNKSKFLKKYNSATIVTKSKERNKKTEEIPEDDEMVEGEDKTNPEKSAASVGLGGEILTRLLISLKRITINYSENYGTTLPGYFPKPQLFGMNLDANAPGLGFVFGQQFNDKDLEYASSSGWISTATSLNSLYLQSFSQSLDIRANIEPLPDLRIDMNLTKTYSESTSEYYKNTNTIDDPYFEHLNPLGSGNLLMSYSIMGTIFDKLNTTDVTKTFQQFEDNRTVITQRYQEQNLYSDGIFYNPLDSTTNGEYAEGYGPYSQDVLIPAFIAAYRGDDPSTVKLNVFEQTPKPNWRITYTGLAKIPAIKRTFTSFTITSAYTSTLAVGSYATNLNFDGNYYIYANNIDTLSGNFITLYNIPSLVLSEQLSPLIGIDASWVNSLTTKFSFKKTRTLSMSFVDYRLTEIRSQEVTLGIGYRFSGFTLPIKFGGKNPTLENDLTFKLDVSYRDDITTNFRLDQDLNEPTGGITAITISPTLDYVINDRFNVQLYFNRQQTIPKISTAFPITTTDAGIKIRFSLAE; from the coding sequence TTGTCAGGAGAGAGACTTTTCCCTCATTTTATTCTCGCAGGTACTATGAGTGTTGCAGTATTCGCTTCATTTTTGAAGCAATCGCCAACACTAAATTTTAATACCTCAAATTCGCAGGGATTGCTTTCAGTAATGGCAGTGGACTCTACTGAAGATTCTTTGCAATATCCGATCACAGATCAATCTACAAGTGATTTCTTTTTTAATAATCCCAATGCATTTGATTTATCGTCACCTACAGGTATTGAATCTAATGTGGAATATGACCCTGAAACGGGTGAATATATATACATTGAAAAGATAGGCGATACCTATTATCGTGATCCGCAATATATTTCTTTCGAAGATTTTTTGGATGCGCAATTAAATAAGTCTTTAACAGACTATTGGATTGAGAGGTCGCAAGGTGCGGGCTTGCTGGATGGTGATGGTAGCATTCCAACACTTTATACTGGCAGCGAATTATTTGATAGAATGTTTGGTGGCAGTAATGTGGACATTCGGCCGCAGGGAAATATTGAATTGACCTTTGGTGCGAGTTTTCAAAATGTACAAAACCCTATTCTTACTGAAGATCAGCAGAAACAAGGAGGTTTTGATTTTGATATGGACATTAATGCCAATGTATTGGGTCAGATAGGTGAGAAATTAAAACTCACTTTTAACTATAATACTTCTGCCACCTTTGATTTTGAAAATCAGGTGAAATTAGAATACACCGGTTTTGAAGATGAGATTATTAAAAAGATTGAAGCCGGTAATGTGAGTCTGCCACTTACCACTCAATTAATTCCCGGAACACAAAGTTTATGGGGTATAAAAACGCAATTGCAATTTGGCCGGCTTACATGGACAAGTTTATTATCACAACAGCGATCTCAAACCCAAAGTATTCAAATTGAAGGAGGTGCCCAACGCCGGGAGTTTGAATTGAAAGCGGATCAATATGATGAGAACAGGCACTTCTTTATGGGCCATTATTTCAGAAATAATTATGAGCCATGGCTTTCTACTCTGCCTTTTATTAATTCACCCATTAATATTACCCGTGTTGAAGTTTGGGTAACCAACAGAACAGGTGCCACTCAAGATACCCGTGATATTGTTGCCTTAGCAGACTTAGGTGAATCCGACTCCACCTATTGGAATCCCTCACGAGGTGGTACCATAAATATTCTTACGCCGGGAGGTGTGCCATCTAACTATGGGAATGATTTATATCAGAAACTAAATTCTAATTCCAGTAACCGTAATCTGAACGATGTAGTAGCAATACTTTCTGACCCGGGTGGGCAATTCCGGATGCAGGCTGTGAGAGATTTTGAAAAAATTAGAATGCGGAAATTATTGCCGTCTGACTATACTGTGAACAATCAACTAGGTTATATTTCTGTTAACTCCACTCTCCAGCCAGACGATGTTCTGGCTGTTGCTATTGAATATACTTATCAAGGTGAAGTTTTTCAAGTGGGTGAATTTGCCAATAACCTGCCACCGGGAGTGGACTCCACCAATGTGATGTTCCTGAAAATGCTGAAGAGTACATCTGCTCAAACTGCTCTGCCAATTTGGGATTTGATGATGAAAAACGTTTACTCACTGGGAGCTTTTCAGGTGAGCAGTGCCGAATTTCAATTGGATGTTTTATATCAAGACCCGGGTGGTGGATTTAAAAGATATATTCCTGCACAAAACACTAATGTGAATGGAACACCCTTGATAAAACTGATGAATCTGGATCAGCTTAATACGAATAATGATCCCACACCGGATGGTATTTTTGACTTTGTGAACGGCGTAACAATCAACACCACAAACGGTAGAGTTTACTTCCCTGTACTGGAACCGTTTGGCGCACACATGCGATCGGAGGAGGTGTTCGGCAGTGATATTGAAGCAGAAAAATATGCTTACGATGAATTATATACTGAAACAAAAACCATTGCAGAACAATACCCGCAATACAACCGGTATTTCATAAAAGGAAGTTATAAAAGCAGTGTGAGTTCAGAAATATATCTCGGTGCATTTAACTTACCCCAAGGTTCTGTGACGGTTACAGCAGGTGGGCAATTACTTACTGAAAACTATGACTACACCATTGATTATTCACTGGGACGATTGAAAATTATCAATGAATCCATTCTCAATTCCGGCTTGCCTATTAATGTTGCATTTGAAAATAATGCATTTTATGGATTTCAGGTGAAGTCTTTATTAGGTAACAGATTTGACTATTGGATTAACGACAACTTTACCCTTGGTGCCACATGGTTGCGCTTGTCTGAAAGACCTTATACTCAAAAAGTAAATATTGGTGATGACCCCATTTCAAATACTATGTTGGGATTTGATATGAACCTCACCCAAGATGCGCCTTGGTTAACTCGTGGTTTAGATAAACTTCCTTTTTATACCACTAAAGAAACTTCCACAATTACTTTCGCCGGAGAAATTGCCAAATTTATTCCCGGCCATAGTGATGCAATTGGAAAGGGTGATGAAGGAACAATTTATATTGATGACTTTGAAGGAAGCCGCAGTTCTTATGATTTGAAATTCCCCTTCTCCAGTTGGGTTTTAGGGAGTACTCCGCAAAATGGACTGGATGAAAATGGGCAGATATTATTTCCCGAATCTTTATTATTTGATACACTTGCCTATGGTTATAACCGGGCAAAACTTGCTTGGTACACATTAGATCCTTTATTTGTAAGGGAAGATAATTCGGCAAGACCAGCATATTTGACTGCGGATGATGTTTCCAATCACTATTTAGTAGAGATACAGCAGCAGGAAATATTCCCAGCCTCTGATGTTCAAATTACCGGATTAAGTACAATTTCCACTTTTGATATGTCTTATTATCCTTCGGAGAGAGGACAGTACAATTTTGAAACATCTGCCACCACCAATTCAGCAGGGATTAATACCAATAACGAATTAAATGATCCTGAATCCCGCTGGGGCGGTATCATGCGAAGTTTGCAAACTACAGATTTTGAAGCTGCCAATATTGAGTATATTGAATTTTGGGTAATGGATCCGTATGATAATTTGGGTCCGTTTGGCACTCCGGTAACTTCACCGGGTGATTTATATATCAACCTTGGTAATGTTTCGGAAGATGTATTGAAAGACTCACGAATGTTCTTTGAAAATGGATTGCCTAAGGATGGAACTACCCTTACTTTAGATGAAACCATCTGGGGTTTGATGCCAAGAACAATCCCTATTAATCAGGCTTTTGACAATGACCCTGCCACCAGAGAAAATCAGGATAAAGGTTTTGATGGAATGGATGATCCTCAAGAGGCCTCATTTTATGCGCAATATTTAAATGATCTGCAGGCTATCGTTACAGGAACTGCTTATGCCACAGCTTCGGGCGATCCTTCATCCGATAATTATCATTTTTTCAGAGGTACCGATTATGACAATCAACAATTAAGTGTGTTAGATCGCTACAAAAAATACAATAATCCTCAAGGCAACTCACCTACTACAGAAAATTCTGATGAAGCCTATCCTACAGCGGCTACTAACCTACCCGAAACCGAAGACTTAAATCAAGATTTTTCCTTAAGTGAGACAGAATCATACTATCAATATAGAATAAAAATGCAGCCTAATATGGAACTCTCAAACCCATATATCACCGATGTGGTATTGGCTGCACATCAGTTCGAAAATGGTACAGTAGATAGTATAAAATGGTATCAGTTTAAAGTGCCTATTAGTGAGTATGATGCCAAGATTGGAACTATCAGCGACTTCCGTTCCGTTCGTTTCATGCGTATGTATTTAACCGGATTTGACGAGCCTATTGTGTTCCGTTTTGCTAAACTGGAGTTAGTGCGTAATCAATGGAGAAGTTATAATTTTTCATTACAGAGTCCGGGTGAATATATCCCTAACGATAATGCAGGTGAAACCACTTTTAATGTATCCAGTGTAAGTATCGAAGAAAACTCGGGCAAGCAACCTGTTCCTTATGTATTGCCACCGGGTATTAGCCGTGAACAAACTATTGGAAGTGGAGGCTCTGTTTCTACCTACCAACAAAATGAACAAGCGTTGAGTATGGAGATTTGCCCGCTTAATGATGGAGATGCAAGGGCTATTTATAAATCTTTGGATCTGGATTTAAGAAGATATGGTCGCTTAATTTTAAATATTCACGGAGAACCCTTATTTGATGCAGATCCTGCATACACCAATTTACAAGATGGAGATCTTACTGTATTTATTCGGTTAGGATCGGATTTCACAAATAATTATTATGAGTTTGAAGTTCCACTTATTGTCACCAAGTTTCCTTTACCTGTTGGAACAACGGATGATGAATTTGTGAGAGAAGCAATTTGGGCAACTTTAATTGACTTCCCGCTGGACTCATTAGTAGAAGTGAAGAAACTCAGAGATAAATTGGAGTCAACTCCATTGGTGCCATTTAGTGTGGGAGGAGAAGGCCAGCCTACTTATACCATTATTGGAAATCCGGATTTAGGTTTTGTAGAAGAGGTGATGATTGGTGTACGAAATCCTAAAACATTGGATGGTAGTGGTCAGGCTTTTTGTGCTGAAGTCTGGGTGAATGAATTTCGATTAACAAATATTATTGAAGATGGTGGTTTTGCTGCACTTGCCCGCATGGATGCAAAACTTGCCGACCTTGGAAATCTGACTGTATCGGGCAATATGCATACTATCGGATTTGGTCAATTAGAACAACAAATTAATGATAGATATAAAGATGATTTCTATCAATACGCTGCAAGTTTAAGTTTACAATTAGGCAAATTCTTTAATCCCAAACTTGGATTGCAATTGCCTTTTTATATCAGTATTTCTCAATCATTTAGTAATCCGGAATATGACCCTTATGCATTTGATGTAACCTTAGACGACAAGGTGGATGATATAACTGAAATCTACGGTCAGGATTCAGCATCTATTTATCGAAGGCAGGCAGTTGAATATGCATCTATAAAATCTATTAATCTTACCAATATTCGAATTCAGCGTGATCGTGGCAGAGTAACTCCACAACCATGGGATGTAGAAAATCTGGATCTCACAATTGCATACAGTGAAGATTATGTAAGTAATCCGATTCTGGAATATGATAAAATAAAAAGATATAAAGCGGCTTTAGGATATACATATAGTACGAAAGGAAATTTTTATACACCATTTGAAAAAGCAATTGCAAAAGATAAAGCGAATCTGGCTTTAGTGCGTGATTTTAATTTTAATCTGATACCAACCGGATATAGCTTCCGAACGGAAATGAACAGGCAATTTGGTGAAACCTTGATGCGTGATATTTATGGTGATGGAATGATAGATCCTACCTACAATAAATACTTTAACTGGGATAGATTCTATGGGATAAAATTTGAACCTGCCCGTAATTTAAAAATTGATTTTTCCGCTTCTAATAACAGCAGAATTGATGAACCTTATGGCAAAATAAATACACCCGAAAAAAAGGATACGCTTTGGAGAAATATAGAATCCTTTGGGCGTACAATTACCTATCGTCAAAATTTGAATATCAGTTATAATGTGCCTATAAATAAAATACCCGCATTAAATTGGATTACTCTGCGATCATCCTATAATGCAACTTATGCATGGGTGGCAGGTTCATTAGGAATTGCCGATACATTAGGTAATACTATTAGCAATTCACAATCGAAAACAATAAATGGAGAATTGAATTTCAGGAATCTATATAACAAATCGAAATTTTTGAAAAAATATAATTCTGCAACAATTGTTACCAAATCAAAAGAGCGAAATAAAAAAACAGAAGAGATACCCGAAGACGATGAAATGGTGGAAGGAGAAGATAAAACCAATCCGGAAAAAAGTGCAGCAAGTGTTGGGCTGGGAGGAGAAATTCTAACACGATTATTAATAAGTTTAAAACGGATAACCATAAATTATTCTGAAAACTATGGAACCACCTTACCGGGTTATTTTCCAAAACCTCAATTGTTCGGGATGAATTTAGACGCTAATGCGCCGGGGCTCGGATTTGTTTTTGGTCAACAATTTAATGATAAAGATCTGGAATATGCATCTTCCTCCGGTTGGATAAGTACGGCTACTTCTTTAAACAGTTTGTACTTGCAAAGCTTTTCGCAAAGTCTGGACATTCGTGCGAATATTGAGCCGCTTCCTGACCTGCGTATTGATATGAATCTCACCAAAACTTATTCAGAAAGTACTTCAGAGTATTATAAAAATACTAACACAATTGATGATCCTTATTTTGAACATTTAAACCCATTGGGATCTGGTAATTTATTGATGAGTTATAGTATTATGGGTACCATCTTCGATAAACTAAATACAACGGATGTTACAAAAACATTCCAGCAATTTGAAGATAACAGAACAGTAATTACACAGCGTTATCAGGAACAAAATTTATATTCTGATGGCATCTTTTATAATCCATTGGACAGCACAACTAACGGCGAGTACGCCGAAGGATATGGACCTTATTCTCAGGATGTTTTAATTCCTGCATTTATAGCTGCATATCGTGGCGACGATCCATCCACAGTAAAGCTGAATGTGTTTGAACAAACTCCAAAACCCAACTGGCGTATTACCTATACCGGTCTTGCAAAAATTCCAGCAATTAAACGCACATTTACTTCATTCACTATTACCAGTGCATATACTTCTACATTAGCTGTTGGCAGCTACGCTACTAACCTGAATTTTGATGGCAATTATTATATCTATGCAAATAATATAGATACACTTTCCGGTAACTTCATTACACTCTACAATATTCCGAGTTTGGTATTGAGCGAGCAGTTATCGCCATTAATTGGCATTGATGCATCATGGGTAAATAGCCTTACCACCAAATTCAGCTTCAAAAAGACACGGACATTAAGTATGAGTTTTGTGGATTATCGCCTAACGGAAATTCGATCGCAGGAAGTTACTTTAGGAATTGGATATAGATTTTCAGGATTTACTTTACCTATAAAATTTGGAGGGAAAAACCCCACATTGGAAAATGATCTCACGTTTAAATTAGATGTTTCCTATAGAGATGATATCACTACAAATTTCCGTCTTGATCAGGATCTAAATGAGCCAACGGGCGGTATCACTGCAATAACAATATCTCCAACTCTGGATTATGTGATTAATGATAGGTTTAATGTGCAGTTGTATTTTAACAGACAACAAACCATTCCTAAAATATCAACGGCATTTCCTATTACAACAACAGATGCTGGTATCAAAATAAGATTTAGTCTGGCAGAATAA
- a CDS encoding TonB family protein, with protein sequence MFVKKYDKADVYKHRNTFMQVGLAVALGIVLLAFNYHPKEEAVSSLVTDNFSEEDIEEIPQTSQYKPPPPPPPPPPEVIEVEDDIEVEKTPELFNQEMDVETVIETQYVPVDEPVMKKEEPKEPEIFVVVEEMPTFPGGDKALYEFLAKNIKYPAVAKDNGIEGKVYIKFVVNEDGSVSQVQLARGIGGGCDEEAMRVVKDMPKWKPGKQRGKNVKVWYTLPVYFKLQ encoded by the coding sequence GTGTTCGTAAAAAAATACGACAAAGCAGATGTTTACAAACATCGAAATACTTTTATGCAAGTTGGTTTGGCTGTGGCATTAGGTATCGTTTTACTAGCCTTCAATTATCATCCAAAAGAAGAGGCTGTTTCCAGTTTGGTAACAGATAATTTTAGTGAGGAAGATATTGAAGAAATTCCACAGACAAGCCAGTATAAACCACCACCACCACCTCCACCTCCACCGCCAGAAGTTATAGAAGTGGAAGATGATATTGAAGTGGAAAAAACTCCTGAGCTTTTCAATCAGGAGATGGATGTGGAAACAGTAATTGAAACACAATATGTTCCGGTGGATGAACCCGTTATGAAAAAAGAAGAACCAAAAGAACCGGAGATATTTGTAGTGGTTGAAGAAATGCCCACTTTTCCCGGAGGTGATAAAGCACTATATGAATTCCTTGCAAAAAATATCAAATATCCTGCAGTTGCAAAAGATAATGGTATAGAAGGTAAAGTGTATATCAAGTTCGTTGTAAATGAAGACGGGTCAGTTTCACAAGTACAACTTGCACGTGGTATCGGTGGAGGATGTGATGAAGAAGCGATGCGTGTTGTGAAAGATATGCCAAAATGGAAACCTGGAAAACAGCGTGGAAAGAATGTAAAAGTTTGGTACACTCTTCCTGTTTATTTTAAATTACAGTAA
- the vanZ gene encoding VanZ family protein — MSKKINWKWVALSWASLILLLSVIPGKDLPSITIWEIDKIVHTIFYFVLSFTSIIAIKQQYPQVPLRFNAIIYGVGLCILYGLCIEIVQGAFLESRSFDLYDLVANFIGCVLGVIGILVIFKRS, encoded by the coding sequence ATGTCAAAAAAGATTAATTGGAAATGGGTAGCCCTTAGCTGGGCTTCACTTATATTATTGCTTTCAGTAATTCCGGGTAAAGACTTACCAAGCATTACTATTTGGGAAATTGATAAAATAGTACATACCATTTTTTATTTTGTACTCAGCTTTACTTCCATAATTGCCATTAAGCAGCAATACCCACAAGTGCCTTTGCGTTTTAATGCAATAATTTATGGAGTGGGCTTATGCATTTTATATGGTTTGTGCATCGAGATAGTACAAGGGGCGTTTCTCGAGAGCAGGTCCTTTGATCTTTACGATCTCGTGGCAAACTTTATTGGTTGCGTACTTGGCGTAATTGGAATATTAGTTATTTTTAAACGGTCATAA